One Gimesia sp. DNA segment encodes these proteins:
- a CDS encoding calcium/sodium antiporter encodes MLLAFIAIIAGLALLIWSTDRFIDGAAVTSRYFGMSPLLIGMVVVGFGTSLPEMVVSVISASEGNAGVALGNAYGSNITNIALILGLTALINPLTVQSKILRKELPVLGGCTLLSAWQIWDGHISRLDAIVLLSVFAFLMGWTIWQSVRNPTDELEAEMERELSSHTMPIKRAVIWLLVGLVLLVVSSRMLVWGAVFLARYFGVSDLVIGLTIVAAGTSLPELASSIIATRKGEFDIAVGNVIGSNMFNTLAVVGLAGVIHPISVNGEVFSRDVMVMLALTFSLFILGRGWGGPGRINRYEGALLLACYIGYTWWLIRSALL; translated from the coding sequence ATGTTGCTTGCCTTTATCGCGATCATCGCCGGACTCGCATTATTGATCTGGAGTACAGACCGCTTCATCGATGGTGCTGCAGTGACGTCACGCTATTTCGGTATGTCACCCCTGTTGATCGGCATGGTTGTCGTCGGCTTTGGTACCTCACTGCCGGAAATGGTGGTCTCGGTCATCTCCGCCTCCGAAGGGAACGCCGGCGTTGCGCTCGGGAATGCTTACGGATCGAATATTACCAATATCGCCCTGATCCTTGGTCTGACAGCGCTCATTAATCCACTGACGGTGCAGTCCAAGATCCTCCGCAAGGAATTACCCGTTCTGGGCGGTTGCACCCTGCTCTCTGCCTGGCAGATCTGGGATGGACACATCAGCCGTCTGGATGCGATTGTCCTCTTATCGGTCTTTGCCTTCCTGATGGGCTGGACCATCTGGCAGTCCGTCCGCAATCCGACCGACGAACTCGAAGCCGAAATGGAACGCGAACTCTCCAGTCATACCATGCCCATTAAACGCGCCGTAATCTGGCTGCTCGTCGGTCTGGTACTGCTGGTCGTCAGTTCCCGCATGCTGGTCTGGGGCGCTGTCTTCCTGGCCCGCTACTTTGGCGTGAGCGATCTGGTTATCGGCCTGACCATCGTCGCCGCAGGCACTTCGCTTCCCGAACTGGCATCCTCGATCATCGCCACCCGCAAAGGGGAATTTGATATCGCCGTCGGCAATGTCATCGGCTCCAACATGTTCAACACGCTGGCTGTGGTCGGCCTGGCCGGGGTGATTCACCCGATTTCCGTGAATGGAGAAGTCTTTTCCCGCGATGTGATGGTCATGCTGGCGCTGACCTTTTCCCTGTTCATTCTGGGACGTGGCTGGGGAGGCCCGGGACGCATCAACCGTTACGAAGGTGCTCTGCTCCTGGCCTGCTACATCGGCTACACCTGGTGGCTCATCCGTAGTGCCCTGCTCTGA
- the lpxA gene encoding acyl-ACP--UDP-N-acetylglucosamine O-acyltransferase, translating into MRVHPTAYIHPDAIVHPTCDIGPHVVIEGPVRIGANCHLGPSVVVMGNTDIGSDCEIHAHAVIGDTPQDRKYTGAISYCRIGQRCVIRESVTIHRASIEQATTIIGNDCHLMTCSHVAHDCILADEVTLVSGALLGGHVQIGSQAIISGNVGIHQFVRVGQLAMLGGVAMISRDVPPFTMTDHQGEIIGLNAVGLARRGISDAEQQDLKNLFRVICRSGMSHSRSLELAEELALTDIGRQFVEFFQVDTQRGFARFRGKKSRSRKNLVPPVPQPPLSE; encoded by the coding sequence ATGCGCGTCCATCCTACTGCTTACATCCATCCCGATGCCATCGTCCACCCTACGTGTGACATCGGCCCCCACGTCGTCATTGAGGGCCCGGTGCGCATCGGTGCTAACTGTCACCTGGGACCGTCCGTGGTTGTCATGGGGAATACCGACATCGGCTCCGATTGTGAAATTCATGCACACGCCGTTATTGGCGATACGCCCCAGGACCGAAAATATACCGGGGCGATCAGCTACTGTCGCATTGGCCAGCGCTGCGTGATCCGCGAATCGGTCACCATCCACCGGGCCAGCATCGAACAGGCGACGACAATCATCGGCAACGATTGCCATCTGATGACCTGTTCCCACGTGGCCCACGACTGCATCCTCGCGGATGAAGTCACACTCGTCAGCGGCGCCCTGCTCGGCGGTCACGTGCAGATCGGATCTCAGGCAATCATTTCGGGCAATGTCGGCATCCATCAGTTCGTACGCGTCGGGCAACTCGCCATGCTGGGAGGTGTCGCCATGATCAGCCGCGATGTTCCCCCTTTCACGATGACGGACCACCAGGGCGAAATCATCGGCCTGAATGCAGTCGGTCTGGCTCGGCGGGGGATCTCAGACGCAGAGCAGCAGGACTTGAAAAACCTGTTTCGAGTTATCTGTCGTTCAGGAATGTCTCACTCACGCTCTCTTGAATTGGCTGAAGAACTGGCCCTGACCGACATCGGACGCCAGTTCGTGGAATTCTTCCAGGTGGACACACAGCGGGGGTTCGCTCGATTTCGAGGCAAAAAATCACGCTCCCGGAAAAACCTGGTCCCCCCGGTACCGCAACCACCGCTTTCTGAGTAA
- a CDS encoding MarR family transcriptional regulator: MNPRASQTESQRVSFDSPEQEVFLQLWRTYDCLKVLEESLFVQFELSPQQYNVLRLLQMAAPETVQTMELGRRLISRCPDTTRMLDRLEKRGLVQRSRLPENRRVVEVTITEEGQTLLKRMEKAVVQMHGQQLGHLSDSEQQRLIRLLQKARAPHEDASCDWLDSL, from the coding sequence ATGAATCCACGAGCCAGCCAAACCGAATCGCAGCGTGTGAGCTTTGACTCACCGGAACAAGAGGTCTTCCTGCAGCTCTGGCGGACGTATGACTGCCTGAAGGTGCTGGAAGAGTCGCTGTTTGTCCAATTTGAACTTTCTCCGCAACAGTACAACGTTTTGCGGCTGTTACAGATGGCAGCCCCCGAAACGGTACAGACCATGGAGCTGGGCCGCCGGCTGATTTCCCGCTGTCCGGATACCACCCGCATGCTGGACCGCCTTGAGAAACGGGGCCTGGTGCAACGGAGTCGGTTACCCGAAAACCGCCGCGTGGTGGAGGTGACCATTACGGAGGAGGGGCAGACCCTGCTCAAACGAATGGAGAAAGCGGTGGTGCAGATGCACGGGCAACAGCTGGGGCATTTGAGTGACAGCGAACAGCAACGGCTGATTCGGCTGCTTCAGAAAGCACGTGCGCCGCATGAGGATGCCAGTTGTGACTGGCTGGATTCGCTGTAG
- a CDS encoding TrkA family potassium uptake protein — MKRFVVIGLGNFGFSVARTLYEGGHDVIAIDLNETLVDRLASLISHAVVGDGTDFDTLVRISAKEADAAIVSTGDDITASILATMALHDLKIKDIYVKVVSNDHARVMDRIGVTDIVFPERDSAISLATRMTGSALLNYVKLGKGFSLQEMGVPNDWMGKSIRELKLRQEYDITIVAVHDILTDKIIASPDPDKLLNDTDTLLVAGEDKILDQIANIS, encoded by the coding sequence ATGAAACGTTTTGTGGTCATCGGACTGGGTAACTTCGGATTCTCCGTGGCACGCACCCTCTATGAAGGGGGACACGACGTGATCGCCATCGATCTCAATGAAACGCTGGTCGACCGGCTGGCGTCGCTGATTTCGCATGCCGTGGTCGGCGACGGAACCGACTTCGATACGCTGGTGCGCATCAGTGCCAAAGAGGCGGACGCGGCGATCGTGTCGACCGGAGATGACATCACCGCCAGCATCCTGGCCACGATGGCGCTGCACGATCTGAAAATCAAGGACATTTATGTCAAAGTTGTGTCGAATGATCATGCCCGCGTGATGGACCGCATCGGCGTGACCGATATCGTCTTTCCCGAACGTGATTCCGCGATCAGCCTGGCAACCCGCATGACCGGTTCCGCACTTCTGAACTACGTCAAACTGGGGAAAGGCTTCAGCCTGCAGGAGATGGGTGTGCCCAACGACTGGATGGGGAAATCGATCCGCGAGCTGAAACTGCGGCAGGAATACGATATTACCATCGTCGCCGTCCACGATATTCTGACGGATAAGATCATCGCCTCGCCCGACCCGGACAAGCTGTTGAATGACACGGATACGCTGCTGGTCGCCGGCGAAGACAAGATTCTGGATCAGATCGCTAATATTTCCTGA
- a CDS encoding TrkH family potassium uptake protein — MRHALTPNRWLAPAELFLSSFIALIILGSLGLKFLPGIYQGEPLNWTDAIFTSTSAVCVTGLIVVDTATYFTLRGQALILLLIQLGGLGMLILTSVIITALGRKISLNLESVTADSRKLIPQVSARLLITNILKFTFLIEAAGAFFLYCLWVPRLGWKGAAWPAVFHSVSAFCNAGFSTNSNSLMNYQDSPGTLLVISVLIMLGGLGFVTMQELNLRFAQRQQSLPRIKRLSVHSQLVLWTSFILILGGWLLFAGFEWNDLLAEMSLTDKLTNSLFLSVTPRTAGFNSIDYEQATDSTNLLTMILMMIGGSPSSTAGGLKTTTFALLGLLAWSKLRSQTTTTFASRSIPDETIQRGTGLFVISTSVVVTGVFLMSSIGDFHGYEQRFLVRLFETISAFNTVGLSMGLTDSLSLPSRWVLIFLMFAGRTGPLVIASALIVRLAHRSKFRLAYEDVIVG; from the coding sequence GTGCGTCACGCGCTGACTCCCAATCGGTGGCTGGCCCCCGCGGAACTCTTTCTCAGTTCCTTCATCGCACTCATCATCCTGGGATCCCTCGGGCTGAAATTCCTGCCGGGCATCTACCAGGGAGAGCCCCTGAACTGGACCGATGCGATCTTTACGTCCACCAGTGCCGTCTGTGTGACCGGACTGATTGTCGTCGATACGGCTACGTACTTCACTCTGCGGGGCCAGGCGCTGATCCTGCTGCTGATTCAGCTGGGTGGTCTGGGGATGCTGATTCTGACCAGTGTGATCATCACTGCACTGGGGCGAAAAATCTCGCTGAACCTGGAATCCGTGACTGCGGATTCCCGCAAACTGATCCCGCAGGTTTCGGCGCGGCTGCTGATCACTAACATTCTGAAATTTACTTTTCTGATTGAAGCTGCCGGAGCATTCTTTCTGTATTGTTTGTGGGTGCCCCGCCTGGGCTGGAAGGGGGCTGCCTGGCCTGCAGTGTTCCATTCCGTGAGTGCCTTCTGTAATGCGGGCTTCTCGACGAACAGCAATTCGCTGATGAACTATCAGGATTCTCCCGGGACACTGCTGGTGATTTCGGTCCTGATCATGCTGGGTGGGCTCGGCTTCGTAACGATGCAGGAACTGAACCTGCGGTTTGCCCAACGTCAGCAGTCGCTGCCCCGGATCAAGCGCCTGTCCGTGCACAGTCAGCTGGTGTTGTGGACCTCCTTCATTCTGATCCTCGGCGGCTGGCTGTTGTTTGCCGGCTTTGAATGGAACGATCTGCTGGCTGAGATGTCTCTGACAGATAAGCTGACTAACTCGCTGTTTTTGAGCGTCACACCCCGGACAGCGGGGTTCAACTCGATCGACTACGAGCAGGCGACCGATAGTACAAACCTGTTGACGATGATCCTGATGATGATCGGCGGCTCCCCCAGTTCGACGGCCGGTGGGTTGAAAACGACCACCTTCGCGCTGCTGGGACTGCTGGCCTGGTCCAAACTGCGTTCGCAGACCACGACCACTTTCGCCAGCCGCTCGATTCCGGATGAAACCATTCAGCGGGGCACCGGCTTATTTGTGATCTCCACATCGGTGGTCGTGACGGGAGTCTTCCTGATGTCGTCGATTGGAGATTTCCATGGATACGAGCAGCGGTTCCTGGTGCGGCTGTTTGAAACGATCAGTGCGTTTAATACCGTGGGGCTTTCGATGGGCCTGACCGATTCGCTGTCGTTACCTTCGCGGTGGGTGCTGATATTTTTGATGTTTGCGGGGCGGACCGGGCCTCTGGTGATCGCATCCGCGTTGATTGTGCGCCTGGCACATCGCAGTAAATTCCGACTGGCCTACGAAGATGTCATCGTGGGTTAG